Proteins encoded within one genomic window of Fusarium musae strain F31 chromosome 4, whole genome shotgun sequence:
- a CDS encoding hypothetical protein (EggNog:ENOG41): protein MYSKSIVIPALFATFGVAQDDVQYETRTATITQCFTRDGLHPPATVTVPGPTCVVHKPAVTGEAIIVEVQAPDCHCGCPTCVHTLEYTTKYPAFCSTGMFDQEYVITETYSGMEAKPTKNEHDLPHGFTCEVQTCTTCGPEPVTATITHPVAGHYMNEVAPTEMPMAKPGQEQPGKEQPGKEQPGKEQPSYEQPEKQPEEQGKSAPKVTGDDNGFRSSVKPTPVPYSPESAAPGESTDHPVIVSGAMSQHLGLAGAGIAFFALIQFLFL from the exons ATGTATTCTAAGTCAATCGTTATTCCAGCGCTCTTCGCTACTTTCGGAGTCGCTCAAGATGATGTCCAGTACGAAACCCGCACAGCAACGATAACTCAATGCTTCACCCGCGATGGCCTACATCCTCCAGCTACCGTTACCGTGCCTGGCCCGACATGCGTGGTTCACAAGCCAGCTGTGACAGGAGAAGCCATCATCGTTGAGGTTCAAGCTCCCGACTGTCACTGCGGCTGCCCAACTTGTGTACATACTCTCGAGTACACGACCAAGTACCCTGCTTTCTGCTCTACTGGTATGTTTGACCAGGAGTATGTCATCACGGAGACGTACAGTGGCATGGAGGCAAAGCCCACCAAGAACGAGCACGATCTTCCGCATGGATTCACGTGTGAGGTTCAGACGTGTACTACTTGTGGCCCTGAGCCTGTTACCGCGACTATCACGCACCCTGTTGCAGGCCATTACATGAACGAAGTTGCACCAACTGAGATGCCCATGGCAAAGCCTGGCCAGGAGCAACCTGGCAAAGAGCAGCCTGGCAAAGAGCAGCCTGGCAAGGAGCAACCAAGCTATGAGCAGCCCGAGAAGCAGCCCGAGGAGCAAGGAAAATCTGCACCCAAGGTCACTGGAGACGATAATGGTTTCCGATCAAGCGTCAAGCCCACCCCAGTCCCTTATTCTCCAGAGAGTGCTGCTCCTG GAGAGTCCACAGATCACCCTGTTATTGTATCCGGCGCCATGAGCCAGCATTTGGGTCtggctggtgctggtatAGCGTTCTTTGCTCTTATTCAATTCCTTTTCCTCTGA
- a CDS encoding hypothetical protein (EggNog:ENOG41) encodes MSPVLLFSFLLASLFGASFALQDDQIQPEIECITYLSTYLVPVSRGHTRPTTPSAEETIFPETSEAPSTFSTDLAISSTLSISDDVIITTSVPSQTTGIPIPEASGRSVIFRVVPESQDTKRDLQARAVGGFVGTQSEICAAAAVFNLVQGRLLDGRLPIYYNGESFKELRGSPGALSRGAVTETFADEDGFLRFSNSDLPNGEAGFCQDPENGQVYITFTASPPGCQTIRLSITDVDDCRDGDVSSSFSSRTVNTPLLSESTSVLLGTTSPSDAVASTTTKDIQMGSSATDVPALTSQVEPVYTSSVRLYNSSSSIIFVTEPGLTQKTSVLEISASVTDFPPTSRLSSGTSDSETLSTDSLSTGELSTDILGTSEELSSILTPTTTDTPTTTDTTTTTDTPTTTDTTTTTNSRITSVTSSGTDSTASSVDGSSTASGSSYSLETDTSTLSDLPLDTSSSSDSSSTVLSTADTSLFTTTAVEFTTSTTTSSEPTRTRACAEGLSDPLTLFNGERPSDNGVEELVLPFQIPLYGETSEMVYVSPNGLVTLRDSFGADSVPALAFLPDENIESLAIFPYWIDMIVPEGSGAEVTYQVKQTPFEPGVLTIDWCVFTTSGATEPNHFQMVISEDQLTPITFFYYTIQPGGTIATIGAQNRDADQWVQYYGAIPDRTYMEVDTFGDGDIRTGQF; translated from the exons ATGTCTCCTGTTCTTTTATTCTCATTTTTACTTGCAAGTCTCTTTGGGGCATCCTTTGCTCTTCAAGATGACCAAATACAGCCTGAAATTGAGTGCATAACATATCTATCAACTTATTTGGTCCCCGTATCAAGAGGTCACACTCGCCCAACGACTCCCTCTGCTGAAGAAACCATTTTCCCAGAGACCTCTGAAGCACCTTCGACATTTTCTACAGACCTGGCTATCTCCTCAACTCTCTCTATTTCTGATGATGTAATTATTACCACTTCAGTCCCAAGCCAAACTACTGGAATTCCAATCCCTGAAGCCAGTGGCCGATCAGTGATATTCCGCGTCGTTCCAGAATCGCAGGACACCAAACGAGACCTACAGGCTAGGGCAGTCGGCGGTTTTGTTGGCACTCAGTCAGAAATCTgtgctgctgccgctgtcTTCAACCTGGTTCAAGGCCGTCTGTTGGATGGTAGATTGCCCATATACTACAACGGCGAGAGTTTCAAGGAGCTACGCGGCTCCCCAGGAGCGTTATCTCGAGGGGCTGTTACGGAGACCtttgctgatgaggatggattCCTCCGATTTTCCAACTCAGACCTACCAAATGGTGAGGCAGGCTTCTGTCAAGACCCCGAGAACGGTCAAGtctatattacttttactgCATCGCCACCCGGGTGCCAAACTATAAGACTTTCTATTACTGACG TCGACGATTGCCGAGATGGCGATGTATCCTCGAGCTTTTCTTCTCGAACTGTCAATACACCTCTGCTATCAGAGTCTACATCTGTGTTGCTCGGAACGACGTCTCCCTCCGACGCAGTAGCTTCTACGACCACAAAGGATATCCAGATGGGTTCTTCCGCTACAGATGTTCCAGCTTTGACTTCTCAGGTTGAACCTGTGTATACGAGCTCTGTGCGATTATATAACAGCTCTTCGTCTATCATATTTGTCACAGAACCTGGTCTCACTCAAAAAACTTCTGTGTTGGAAATTTCAGCCAGTGTCACAGATTTCCCACCTACATCTCGGCTGAGCTCCGGGACCTCAGATTCGGAGACCCTATCCACAGATTCACTATCCACGGGTGAACTGTCCACGGATATCTTAGGAACGTCGGAAGAGCTCTCTTCTATCTTGACGCCAACTACAACTGACACGCCAACTACAACTGACACGACAACTACAACTGACACGCCAACTACAACTGACACGACAACTACTACGAATTCTCGGATTACAAGTGTCACTAGCTCTGGTACCGACTCTACGGCAAGCTCTGTTGACGGTTCTTCTACTGCGTCTGGATCATCGTACAGCTTAGAGACTGATACTAGCACACTATCGGATCTACCATTGGATACCAGTTCATCTTCTGACTCGAGCTCAACGGTCCTTTCAACGGCTGATACCAGTCTTTTCACCACGACAGCTGTTGAATTCACAACTTCAACCACTACGAGCTCTGAACCGACGCGCACACGTGCGTGTGCAGAGGGCCTGTCTGATCCACTGACACTATTCAATGGTGAGAGGCCATCCGACAATGGTGTCGAAGAGCTCGTGCTCCCTTTTCAGATACCGCTCTACGGTGAAACCAGTGAAATGGTCTACGTCAGCCCCAATGGACTTGTTACACTCAGAGACTCCTTCGGGGCCGATTCGGTCCCCGCACTGGCCTTCCTACCGGATGAAAACATTGAGTCGCTGGCTATTTTCCCTTACTGGATTGACATGATAGTTCCTGAAGGTTCAGGAGCCGAGGTTACATACCAGGTTAAGCAGACTCCCTTTGAACCAGGGGTCCTGACCATAGATTGGTGTGTTTTCACTACATCAGGTGCAACTGAGCCAAACCACTTTCAAATGGTGATCTCAGAGGACCAACTGACCCCTATCACCTTCTTCTACTATACCATCCAGCCTGGGGGAACTATTGCTACTATCGGTGCCCAAAATCGCGACGCGGATCAGTGGGTGCAGTATTACGGTGCTATCCCAGATAGAACGTACATGGAAGTTGATACGTTCGGTGACGGGGATATACGGACTGGTCAGTTCTGA
- a CDS encoding hypothetical protein (EggNog:ENOG41), with protein sequence MEDNSSHTVQYRSACAECHRRKQKKRKVADKCRFVQPTAASSPSDGLTPNSDKKRSRSREDDVEPDNSEPDEDDGDVGLGAMGYAAGPLFESLTIDAKKDKKPLGELTWVHPSTCSQLKHALDVLPGRPQMDALVQSFFNNMNYHYYIIYPPTFLQEYQQWWERRNHNQSLSLQWTILLVMVCACATQHLDVDIKPIVEVELSEPAEKLTVEYHKAATELGRVIPVGHCHLLNIQWMLHSIYWYKSEAKFVEAWHVIGAAVREAHELGLHRTAIAEGLSEFEREMRRRVWCILDCWDWQFASGLGRPTIIDHSDINVEPPSLTLEDFSPSPLLHMKLQSELVTSLAQRWVAPKNITSASDIQEYKSMLEDWIRRFPAVYDVDNPDTSKDYKFPWIVYHRFYIHTMAYLMILNPMRAFMAQIYTKNSPADLLAVREDAVFYSLKNLDTTTRWADHASHRDARFHFIIFSLFDTAAVLSTAVIKDQDDTIPRKDEIVDSVDTAIKLLKRLKALSKTAKTSHDILVKMVQKMPRRSPPPRETVNRKKQRVAPVSPAAQATNTSHDVVIKPEDGYQPEHVSQESSPSYCASSEGAPSGSTPQSTHSSYDNHENTGYVMNNQVPAEGYAKPQVAYNMGVAPGHMPPLHVPSPSAGIDGIVQGGLYGMPHADHTGGGMVPPAYVDYHPQDLNIDYGLGNITDVDLGDFSQLWDWRSLNLDFIQSST encoded by the exons ATGGAGGACAACAGCTCGCATACAGTTCAATATCGCTCGGCCTGCGCTGAGTGTCATCGCAGGAAGCAAAAG AAGCGCAAGGTCGCAGATAAATGCCGCTTCGTTCAACCGACTGCTGCGAGCTCACCGTCTGACGGGCTCACGCCAAATAGCGATAAGAAGCGCTCGCGTAGTCGTGAGGATGACGTTGAACCCGACAACTCCGAgcctgatgaggatgatggcgacgTTGGGCTGGGAGCGATGGGCTATGCCGCGGGCCCTCTCTTTGAGTCACTAACTATCGATGCAAAG aaggacaagaagcctTTGGGCGAACTGACTTGGGTTCATCCCAGTACCTGTTCCCAGCTCAAGCATGCCCTCGATGTCTTGCCTGGCCGTCCTCAGATGG ATGCTCTTGTTCAGAGCTTTTTCAACAACATGAACTATCACTACTACATCATCTATCCGCCAACTTTCCTCCAGGAATATCAACAATGGTGGGAGCGAAGGAATCATAATCAGTCGCTCTCACTTCAATGGACTATCCTGCTGGTCATGGTCTGCGCTTGTGCCACGCAGCATCTGGATGTTGATATAAAGCCTattgtcgaggttgagcttTCCGAGCCTGCGGAGAAGCTCACAGTAGAATACCACAAAGCCGCTACGGAACTCGGAAGGGTGATTCCGGTGGGTCACTGTCATCTGTTGAATATTCAGTGGATGCTTCACTCGATCTACTGGTACAAGTCGGAAGCGAAGTTTGTTGAGGCATGGCATGTTATTGGTGCTGCTGTACGAGAAGCACATGAATTAG GTCTTCATCGAACTGCCATTGCCGAAGGCCTATCAGAATTTGAACGTGAGATGCGTAGGAGGGTATGGTGTATCCTAGATTGCTGGGACTG GCAATTTGCTTCTGGTTTAGGCCGCCCGACGATTATTGACCACAGTGATATCAACGTGGAACCACCGAGTCTCACACTCGAAGACTTTTCTCCTTCACCACTTCTGCATATGAAACTCCAGTCGGAGCTGGTCACGTCACTCGCGCAGCGATGGGTTGCTCCTAAGAACATCACTTCAGCAAGCGATATTCAAGAGTACAAGTCCATGCTTGAGGACTGGATCCGACGTTTCCCTGCAGTTTATGATGTCGACAACCCTGACACGTCGAAGGATTATAAGTTTCCATGGATTGTCTACCATCGGTTCTACATCCACACAATGGCATATCTTATGATTCTCAACCCTATGCGAGCGTTCATGGCGCAAATTTACACGAAAAACTCACCTGCGGATCTACTAGCAGTCCGAGAAGATGCAGTCTTCTATTCTCTGAAGAACTTGGATACAACTACTCGGTGGGCTGATCATGCTTCTCATCGAGACGCAAGATTccacttcatcatcttctcactCTTCGATACAGCCGCTGTTCTCTCCACTGCTGTTATCAAAGATCAGGACGACACAATCCCCAGAAAGGATGAGATCGTCGATTCAGTGGATACCGCAATCAAACTGTTGAAGCGTCTCAAGGCTCTGTCGAAGACAGCAAAGACATCTCATGACAttcttgtcaagatggtTCAGAAGATGCCCAGACGATCGCCACCGCCACGCGAGACTGTGAATCGTAAGAAACAACGAGTGGCTCCAGTTTCCCCAGCAGCACAAGCCACAAATACCAGTCATGATGTCGTTATCAAGCCTGAGGATGGATATCAACCGGAGCATGTGTCACAGGAAAGCTCACCGAGCTATTGCGCCAGTTCTGAAGGTGCACCTTCAGGATCGACGCCGCAGAGCACTCACTCTTCCTATGATAACCACGAGAACACTGGTTATGTCATGAACAACCAAGTCCCCGCCGAAGGGTATGCGAAACCTCAGGTTGCTTACAACATGGGTGTCGCGCCCGGCCACATGCCACCTCTGCATGTCCCATCACCGAGTGCCGGGATCGATGGTATTGTCCAAGGAGGCCTTTATGGCATGCCGCATGCCGACCATACCGGAGGTGGTATGGTTCCTCCAGCATACGTTGATTATCATCCCCAGGATCTCAATATCGATTACGGTCTAGGCAACATCACCGACGTCGACCTCGGAGACTTCTCGCAGCTCTGGGATTGGAGGAGCCTTAACTTGGATTTTATTCAGAGCTCAACATAG
- a CDS encoding hypothetical protein (EggNog:ENOG41), with the protein MPEQPVGPITPSGTASAPSRGSLDGRYTSLIPLEPSHADPSYKHLGGEENGHLWTYMFGGPYVTQQQWREAVEGFSKSEDPLFYTVLSGPRFDPKSEPVGQMSYLNIVPSHRRIEIGSIIFGPQLKQTRAATEAFYLIIKHAFEDLGYLRVEWKANHLNKPSLAAAERLGFVFEGVFRKHMILKGRRRDTAWLSITDEEWPLVKKAFEAWLSEDNFDTNGKQIKSLKDIRQGLVKE; encoded by the exons ATGCCTGAACAACCAGTTGGTCCAATCACCCCCTCGGGCACCGCATCCGCACCCTCTCGTGGGTCCCTTGACGGACGCTACACTTCTCTTATCCCATTGGAACCCTCTCACGCCGATCCAAGCTATAAGCACCTTGGCGGCGAGGAAAATGGCCATCTTTGGACATATATGTTTGGAGGACCATATGTTACCCAGCAACAATGGAGAGAAGCGGTTGAAGGATTCAGCAAGTCTGAGGATCCATTGTTCTATACTGTTCTCTCTGGGCCACGCTTTGACCCCAAGTCTGAACCTGTTGGACAAATGTCTTATCTCAACATTGTTCCCAGTCATAGAAGGATTGAAATTGGGAGCATCATCTTTGGGCCTCAGCTGAAACAGACACGTGCTGCCACTGAAGCCTTTTATCTAATTATCAAGCACGCCTTTGAGGATCTTGGTTATCTTAGAGTCGAGTGGAAAGCCAACCATCTCAACAAACCTAGCCTCGCAGCTGCTGAGCGATTAGGTTTTGTTTTTGAGGGTGTCTTCAG AAAGCATATGATTCTCAAAGGAAGGCGTCGAGACACAGCTTGGCTGAGCATTACTGACGAGGAGTGGCCTCTTGTTAAGAAAGCGTTTGAGGCTTGGCTCAGCGAAGATAACTTTGATACAAACGGAAAGCAGATCAAGTCTTTGAAAGATATCAGACAAGGCTTagtaaaggaataa
- a CDS encoding hypothetical protein (CAZy:GH2) translates to MTYPRPDFERNPLRWESLNGQWDFLFDDGDSGLNENWQRKGLPEKVNVDTSANRKETGQNDSVVQKIMGDAHSLIQNNVFASSTQTTNSKTKINVPCVFQSPASGINDRGVHEVMWYERVISDLRSAQEKEKGHKLVLRFGAVDYEASVWVNGEYVGGHRGGHVPFEIDITDAVDAAKDATTHRVTLRVYDSAYDLTQPRGKQYWAAKPETIFYTPSGGIWQSVWLEVVPSARIADSSYGTVIKSNDIQSGQLRSTIAVKGRRIGKGYSVELESSFAGIPVAKSDKKALPRETSSVGVELNMRLSEEQRSKLSKSVTESAPLDNDFAWRDGVALWSPEHPQLYDLVIRLYDDAENVIDEVRTTTGMRNINWTTGDGTWRLNDKPYFQALCLDQGYWPETFMTPPSSESLKLDIELAKKMGLNGCRKHQKVEDPLFYYWADKLGFLVWGEIANAYAFSAEYVDRFNAEWTEAVKLVINRPSVVTWTPVNESWAYPNLEDNADQRNHIRQLYHLTNDGPEIEKTCSTLEGIIGPKAGRGVFLPPIPGADEGSKHKPGAPVMNTEFGGVNIAPAKKEDGDSLDWGYTTATNADDLVERIERLVNGVVLGGHCCAFVYTQLADIEQEVNGLYTFNREAKLDASKVKAVIDKALGAYYNRVK, encoded by the exons ATGACGTATCCCCGCCCCGATTTCGAGCGTAACCCACTTCGTTGGGAGTCTCTCAACGGACAATGGGATTTCctctttgatgatggagattcCGGCCTCAACGAGAATTGGCAGCGTAAAGGCCTCCCAGAGAAGGTCAATGTCGACACTTCTGCCAATCGCAAAGAAACTGGTCAGAATGACAGCGTGGTACAGAAGATCATGGGTGATGCCCATTCTCTTATTCAGAACAACGTCTTTGCTTCATCTACGCAGACTACCAACTCAAAAACCAAAATCAATGTCCCATGTGTTTTCCAATCTCCTGCTTCTGGTATCAATGACCGTGGCGTTCATGAGGTTATGTGGTATGAGCGTGTCATCTCAGACTTGCGATCAGcccaggagaaggagaagggacACAAACTGGTCTTGAGATTTGGTGCTGTTGATTATGAGGCTAGTGTTTGGGTCAATGGAGAATACGTCGGTGGTCATCGTGGCGGTCACGTTCCCTTCGAAATTGACATTACTGATGCCGTGGATGCCGCTAAGGATGCAACAACTCACCGAGTCACTTTGCGCGTCTATGATTCGGCTTATGATCTTACACAACCTCGAGGCAAACAATACTGGGCTGCCAAGCCAGAGACTATCTTCTACACCCCATCTGGTGGTATCTGGCAGTCTGTTTGGCTAGAGGTTGTTCCCAGTGCTCGTATTGCTGATAGCTCTTATGGAACAGTTATCAAGTCCAATGATATCCAATCTGGCCAGCTTCGAAGCACCATCGCTGTCAAGGGACGCAGAATTGGAAAGGGCTATTCTGTCGAGCTTGAATCCAGCTTTGCTGGTATTCCTGTTGCTAAATCGGACAAGAAGGCTCTTCCCCGAGAGACGAGCTCCGTTGGCGTTGAGCTGAACATGCGCCTGTCCGAAGAGCAGAGATCCAAGCTATCCAAGTCTGTCACTGAAAGTGCCCCTCTTGACAACGACTTTGCTTGGCGCGATGGTGTTGCACTCTGGTCTCCTGAGCATCCCCAACTCTATGACCTCGTTATTCGCCTTTATGATGACGCTGAGAACGTCATCGACGAAGTCAGGACAACCACCGGTATGAGAAACATCAACTGGACAACAGGAGATGGTACCTGGCGACTCAATGACAAGCCCTACTTCCAGGCTCTCTGCCTAGACCAAGGGTACTGGCCTGAGACCTTCATGACTCCTCCTAGCTCCGAGAGTCTCAAGCTAGATATTGAgctcgccaagaagatggGCCTCAACGGTTGCAGAAAGCACCAGAAGGTTGAGGATCCCCTCTTCTACTACTGGGCTGAcaagcttggcttcctcgTCTGGGGTGAGATTGCGAATGCTTATGCGTTCAGTGCTGAGTATGTTGATCGATTCAACGCCGAGTGGACTGAAGCTGTCAAGCTGGTTATCAACCGTCCATCGGTCGTGACATGGACTCCTGTGAATGAAAGTTGGGCTTATCCTAACCTTGAGGATAACGCTGATCAGCGTAACCATATTCGTCAGCTCTACCATCTCACCAA CGATGGCCCTGAGATCGAAAAGACCTGCTCCACTCTTGAGGGCATCATTGGCCCCAAGGCTGGTCGAGGTGTTTTCCTACCCCCTATTCCTGGTGCTGATGAGGGCTCTAAGCACAAGCCTGGCGCTCCAGTCATGAACACCGAGTTCGGAGGTGTCAACATTGcaccagccaagaaggaagatggcGATAGCCTCGATTGGGGTTACACTACTGCCACTAACGCCGATGACCTGGTCGAAAGAATTGAGCGCCTCGTCAACGGTGTTGTCTTGGGAGGACACTGCTGTGCTTTTGTCTATACTCAGCT GGCGGATATTGAGCAGGAGGTCAACGGACTGTACACTTTCAACCGAGAGGCGAAGTTGGATGcttccaaggtcaaggctgtGATCGACAAGGCTCTCGGCGCTTACTACAACAGGGTCAAATAA
- a CDS encoding hypothetical protein (MEROPS:MER0003798) translates to MPQKQSFLQALAADEHNQTSFLQKFVQAPSPNPPGDTSKATAVIGEYLSSKNIPYEFVDVNGDGKVNVVSDFQGGKGPGPRVVLNGHVDVFPVGDGSGWSRDPWSGDIVDGRLHGRGVVDMKSGTASLIIAYAFLYERRHLLSGGVALCAVADEETGGKWGTKYLIEQDKHRWGGDLMLCAEPGGLETIRFAEKGTLRLTCTVETKGALGPYLHLSKGAIRTASAFINNVIKSVESLPVDLPVEMERHLEKPEVKRAIDQAMGPGTTAIIARPTVNVGTIKGGLKVNMIPETCIFELDIRMPVGMREDTILELIGTIIPQYEPASIAIQKHAAASNRFNYSVVDHPIVDLLKDNAKSLQPNAEAPIPIPSMGGSDSQQQVSPSS, encoded by the exons ATGCCTCAGAAGCAATCCTTTCTCCAGGCTCTCGCAGCCGATGAACACAACCAAACCAGCTTTCTTCAAAAGTTTGTACAAGCCCCATCCCCAAATCCACCCGGGGACACAAGCAAAGCAACAGCAGTCATCGGAGAATATTTGTCCAGCAAGAACATCCCCTACGAATTCGTCGACGTCAACGGAGATGGCAAAGTTAATGTAGTAAGCGACTTTCAAGGCGGAAAAGGCCCTGGCCCCCGCGTTGTGCTGAACGGCCATGTCGATGTTTTCcctgttggtgatggtagCGGCTGGTCTCGAGATCCTTGGTCGGGTGATATAGTCGATGGAAGACTCCACGGGCGCGGAGTCGTAGACATGAAGTCTGGAACTGCTTCGCTCATCATTGCATATGCCTTTCTGTACGAGCGTCGCCATCTCCTGTCGGGTGGTGTTGCCCTTTGCGCTGTCGCGGATGAAGAGACGGGTGGCAAATGGGGTACCAAATATCTCATTGAGCAAGACAAGCACCGATGGGGAGGTGATCTCATGCTGTGTGCTGAGCCAGGCGGCCTTGAGACTATCAGATTCGCAGAAAAGGGAACGCTGCGATTGACATGTACTGTTGAAACCAAAGGTGCGTTGGGGCcatatcttcatctcagTAAGGGCGCTATCCGAACTGCCAGCGCTTTCATCAATAATGTTATTAAGTCAGTGGAATCACTGCCAGTCGATCTACCAGTCGAAATGGAGAGGCATCTAGAAAAGCCAGAGGTCAAGCGAGCTATCGATCAAGCAATGGGCCCTGGAACTACAGCAATAATTGCTCGACCGACTGTTAATGTTGGCACAATTAAGGGCggtctcaaagtcaacatgATCCCAGAAACATGTATCTTCGAGCTGGATATCCGTATGCCTGTAGGGATGCGAGAAGACACGATCTTGGAGCTGATTGGCACTATCATCCCGCAATACGAGCCCGCGAGCATTGCGATCCAGAAGCACGCTGCTGCCAGTAATCGTTTTAATTACTCGGTCGTCGATCATCCCatcgttgatcttctcaaggaCAACGCCAAGAGCCTGCAACCAAATGCTGAGGCTCCTATTCCTATCCCCTCGATGGGCGGATCAGATT CCCAGCAACAAGTGAGTCCTTCCTCCTAA